The Pseudomonas solani genome segment CTTCCTCTTCGGCACCAAGGCCCGGCGCAGCGCCCGGCGCTACCAGGCCAACCTCGCCGCCTGGAGCGGTCGCCCGGAGCTGGCGCCGACCCTCCGTTCGGTGTTCGCCCAGTTCATGGCCTTCGCCGACGCCCTGCTGGACAAGCTCGACATCTGGCGCGGCAAGCTGCCCCTAGAACGCATCGAGCTGGTGGACCCGACCGGCCTGCGCCAGCAACTGCGCGGCGGGCGCGGCCAACTGCTGGTCGGCGCCCACCTGGGCAACCTGGAGGTGTGCCGCGCCCTGGCCGAGCTGGGCGAGAAGGTGCAGATGAACGTGCTGGTGCACACCCGCCACGCCGAGCGCTTCAACCGCCTGCTGGGTGAGGCCGGCGCGAGCCACCTGCGGCTGATCCAGGTCAGCGAGCTGGACCCGGCGATCATGCTGCAATTGAGCGAACGCCTGGAGCGCGGTGAATGGCTGGCCATCGCCGGCGACCGCGTGCCGCTGCACGGCGGGCGCACCACCCAGGTCGATTTCCTCGGCCACCCCGCCGCCTTCCCCCAGGGCCCCTGGCTGCTGGCCGGGCTGCTCAAGTGTCCGCTCAACCTGATGACCTGCCTGAAGATCGACGGCCGCTACAAGGTGTTCCTCGAACCCTTCGCAGACGCCGTGCAGTGGCGCCGTGGCGAACGTGACGCGGTGATCGAAGGCTGGGTCCAACGCTATGCCCAGCGCCTCGGCGAGCTGTGCCTGAAGGCGCCCGAGCAATGGTTCAACTTCTACCCGTTCTGGAACGAACATGACGACACATCAGCCTGAACCCGTGGTCTTCGGCGAGCTGCCGCTGACCATCGAGCAGGTCGTGGCCCTGTCCCAGCGCCGCGCCCCCTCCCTGTTGCAGGGCGACGCCGCCTGGCGCGAGCGCATCGCCAAGGGCGCGCGCTTCCTCGACACCCTGCTGGACAAGGAAGGCGTGATCTACGGCGTCACCACCGGCTATGGCGATTCCTGCGTGGTAGCCGTGCCGCTGGAGCAGGTCGAAGCCCTGCCGCGCCACCTGTTCACCTTCCACGGCTGCGGCCTGGGCAAGGTGCTGGACGAGGCCGCTACCCGCGCGGTGCTGGCGGCGCGCCTGCAGTCGCTGTGCCATGGCGTTTCCGGCGTGCGCGTCGAACTGCTGGAGCGCCTCCAGGCCTTCATCGACCAGGACGTGCTGCCGGTGATCCCGGAAGAGGGTTCGGTGGGTGCCAGTGGCGACCTCACCCCTCTGTCCTATGTCGCCGCGACCCTCTCCGGCCAGCGCGACGTGTTCTACAAGGGCCAGCGCCGCAGCGCCGCCGAGGTGCACGCCGAACTGGGCTGGCAGCCGCTGGTGCTGCGCCCCAAGGAAGCCCTGGCGCTGATGAACGGCACCGCCGTGATGACCGCCCTGGCCTGCCTGGCCTACGCCCGCGCCGACTACCTGCTGCAACTGGCCACGCGCATCACCGCGCTCAACGTAGTGGCACTGGAAGGCAACCCGGAGCACTTCGACGAGCGCCTGTTCGCCGCCAAGCCGCACCCGGGGCAGATGCAGGTGGCTGCCTGGCTGCGCCAGGACCTGGCCATCGACGCGCCGACGCCGCCGCTGCACCGCCTGCAGGACCGCTACTCGCTGCGCTGCGCGCCCCATGTGCTGGGCGTGCTGGCCGACAGCCTGGGCCTGCTGCGGCAGTTCATCGAGACCGAGCTGAACAGCGCCAACGACAACCCGCTGATCGATGCCGAGGCCGAACGCGTGCTTCACGGCGGGCACTTCTACGGCGGCCACATCGCCTTCGCCATGGACAGCCTGAAGAACCTGGTGGGCAACGTCGCCGACCTGCTCGACCGTCAGCTCGCCCTGCTGGTGGACGTGCGCTACAACCACGGCCTGCCGAGCAACCTATCCGGCGCGCCCCAGGCCACGGCCATGATCAACCACGGCTTCAAGGCGGTGCAGATCGGTGCCAGCGCCTGGACCGCCGAGGCGCTGAAGAACACGATGCCGGCCAGCGTCTTCTCGCGCTCCACCGAATGCCACAACCAGGACAAGGTGAGCATGGGCACCATCGCCGCCCGCGATGCCCTGCGCAGCCTGGAACTCACCGAACAGGTGGCCGCCGCCACCCTGCTGGCCGCCAACCAGGGCGTCTGGCTGCGCCAGCGCGAGAACCCGCGCGCGCTGCCCGAACCGCTGACCGCCATGCACCAGCAACTGGCCGGGGACTTCCCGCCGGTGATCGAGGACCGCGCCCTGGAAGGCGAGCTGCGCCTGTGCCTGGAGCGCATCCGCGCCCGCCACTGGAGGCTCTATGCGTAGCGCCGGGGTGATCCAGGCCGAGGTGGAAGTCCTCGTGCCCTTCTTCGACGTCGACATGATGGAAGTGGTCTGGCACGGCCACTACGTCAAGTACCTCGAAGTCGCCCGCTGCGCCCTGCTCGACAAGCTCGGCCACAACTACTCGCAGATGCGTGACGCCGGCTATGCCTGGCCGATCATCGACCTGCAGCTGCGCTACATCCGTGGCGCCCGCTTCGGCCAGACCATCGTCGTGCGCGCCGATCTGGTGGAGTGGGAGAACCGCCTGAAGATCAACTACCTGATCACCGACGCCGCCACCGGCGAACGCCTGACCCGGGGCAGCAGCGTGCAGGTGGCGGTGGAAATCGCCACCCGCGAGATGCTGCTGGCCTCGCCCAAGGTGTTCGTCGATGCCGTGGAGCGGGCACTGCCATGACCGCCCGCCTGCTGCGCGCCTTGCTGCTGGTGCCGGCCCTGCTGGCGGGCTCGCTCGCCCAGGCCTTCGACCTCGACCAGCTCGCCGCGCAACTGGGCAAGCCCGCCGTGGTGCGCGGCCCCTTCGTGCAGGAGAAACACCTGCGCGCCCTGCCCAGACCGCTGACCAGCGAAGGGCATTTCGTGCTCTCCCGCGAGCAGGGGCTGCTCTGGCTGCTGGAGAAGCCGCTGCAGCAGGACTACCGCATCGGCGCCGCCGGCATCGCCCGCCGCGTCGACGGCCACTGGCAGGCGCAGCCCGGCCAGGACGTCGCCGCCCAGCAGAGCCGCCTGTTCCTCGCCGTGCTCAAGGGCGACCACCAGGGCCTGGCCCGCGACTTCCAGCTGCAGCTCAGCGGCGACGCCGACCACTGGCAGCTGCAACTGACCCCGAATTCCCTGCTGCTCAAGCAGATCTTCAGCGCCATCCAGATCCAGGGCGGCGCCCTGGTGGAACGCATCGAGCTGCTGGAAACCCAAGGCGACAGCACCGTGCTGCGCCTGCCGGCAAGCCAGCCAGGCGACGCCCTCGATGCCGCGGAGGCACGCGACCTTGCGCCCTGAACGCCTGCTGCCGCGCCTGTTCCTGCTGGGCCTGGTGGCCCTGCTGGCGCTGGCCGCCTGGCAATGGCGCAACGGCCCGCCGGTGGCCGCCGACATGCTTGCCCTGCTGCCCCAAGGCGCCGGTGACGCCTGGGTGCAGCGCGCCGAGCAGCGCATGCAGGAACCGCTGAACCGCGAGGTATTGCTGCTGGTGGGCCACACCGACGCCGGGCGCGCCCAGGCCCTGGCCCGGCAGATTGCCGAACGCTGGCAGGGCGAACCGCGCTTCGAGCGCGTGCAGTGGAGCCTGCAGGCCGACCTGCCCGCCCTGCGCCAGCAACTGCAGGACAGCCGCCTGGCGCTGCTGCCCCGTGCCGACCGCCAGCTGCTGGAGCAGGCGCCCGAACGCTTCATCGCCCAGCGGGCCGAACGCCTCTTCGACCCCTTCTCCGCCGTCGCCCTGGTGCCTGCCGAGGACGACTGGCTGGGCATCGCCGGCCTCGCGCAGAAGGCCCTGGTGCCCGCCAGCCGTGTGCAAACGGACCTGGCCAGCGGCGCCCTGCAGGTGCAGGACGGCGACACCACCTGGGTGCTGCTGCGTGCCCGCACCCGGGAAGGTGCCTTCGATATGCAGGCGCCGCCCTGGCTCGCGGGCGAAGTGGCCGGCGCCCGCCAGGACATCGAAGCCGATGGCGGTCGCCTGCTCGCCGCCAGCGGCCTGCTCCACGCCGCCGCCGGCCAGGCCAAGGCCGCCCGCGAGATCAGCCTGATCGGCGGGGGCGCCAGCCTCGGCACCCTGCTGCTGATGCTGGTGGTATTCCGCCGCCCGCGCACCCTGCTCAGCCTGCTGCCGGTGGGCCTGGCCCTGGCCGCGGGCTGCACCGCCTGCGTGCTGGTGTTCGGCGAGATCAACGCGCTGACCCTGGTGCTCGGCGCCAGCCTCACCGGCGTCGCCGCCGACTACCCGCTGCACTACCTGAGCAAGAGCTGGACCGGCCAGCCCTGGCGCGCCTGGCAGGCGGTACGCGACACCCTGCCGGGGCTCAGCCTGAGCCTGGGCACCAACCTGATCGGCTACCTGGCCCTGGCCTTCACCCCCTTCCCGGCGCTGACCCAGATTGCGGTGTTCTCCGCCGCCGGCCTGGTCACCGCCTACCTCTGCTCGGTGTGCCTGCTGCCGGCGCTGCTGGGCAACCTGCGCCTGGCGCCGCCGACCGCGCCCCTGCGCCTGGCCGAGCGCCTGCTGGCCTGCCGCGAGCGCCTGCTGGCACGCACCGGCAGCCTGCCCTGGCTGCTGGCCCTGTTGGCCTTCTGCGCCACCGGCCTGTGGCAGGTGCAGCCGCAGAACGACCTGCGCCAGTGGCTCGGCGCCGAGCCGCGCCTGCTCGATGAGGCCCGCGAGATCGCCCGCCTCACCGGCCTGCAACCCACCAGCCAGTTCTTCCTGGTGCGGGGCGACAGCCAGGAGCAGATGCTCCAGCGCCAGGCCGCGCTGGCCGAGCGCCTCGACGCGGCGGTGGCCGATGGCAACCTGCAGGGCTACCGCGCCCTCAGCCAGCTGGTCAGCCCCGAGGCGGTACAGCAGGCACTGCGCGACGCGCTCGCACAGTTACCCCGGCACTGGCAGCCGTTGCTCGACCTGGGCATCCCCGCCGAGGTGCTGGAGAACGAGCTCAACCGGCTGCGCAGCCAAGCCCCGCAAACGCTGGATGCAGCCCTGGCCGGCCCCCTGGGCGAGGCCTGGCGCCCGCTCTGGCTCGGCAGTGACGACCAGGGCCGTGCCGCCGGCATCGTCAGCCTGCAAGGGCTGGCCTCCCCGGCGCTGATGGCCGATGCCGCGCGAGGCCTGGACGGTGTGCAACTGATCGACCGCATCGGCGAGCTCAACCAGCTGTTCGCCGCCACCCAGTTCAGCGCCGCCGAGCTCAAGCTGGCTTCCTGCGCGGCCATTCTCGTGCTGCTGTGCATCCCCTTCGGCCTCGGCGGCTCGCTGCGCATCGTCGCCCTGCCGCTGCTGGCGGCGCTGGCGTCCCTGGCCTGCCTCGGCTGGCTGGGCCAGCCGCTGACCCTGTTCAGCCTGTTCGGCCTGCTGCTGATCACCGCCATCGGCGTCGACTACGCCATCCTCATGCGCGAAGCGGTGGGCGGTGCGGCGGTGAGCCTGCTGGGCACCCTGCTGTCGGGCATGACCAGCTGGCTGTCGTTCGGCCTGCTGCTGCTCAGCCAGACCCCGGCCATCGCCAACTTCGGCCTGGCCATCAGCCTCGGCCTGTTCTTCTGCTTCCTGCTCGCCCCCTGGGCACAGGCCGCACAAGCCCATGGCAAGGAGGTGCCGACGTGAGCGTCATGCTGTTCTGGATCGGCCTGCTGGCGCTGTTCGCCCTGGCCACCTGGGGGGGCCGCAAGCTGGGCCTGATCCCCATCGTCAGCCAGCTGCTGCTGGCCAGTTTCGGCCTGCCGCTGGTGATGCTCTGGCTGGGCGCGCCCGTGGGCCTGGACAACGCCCAGGTGCTCGCCGCGCCCTGGCTGCAGTCGCTTTACGGAGTGGCCTTCACCCTGCTGCTGGGGCACATCCTCAGCGATGTGATCGACCTGCGCCTGCAGGCCTCCAGCGTGAAGATCGCCCTGCCGAGCTTCTTCCTGCCGTTCTTCTGCGGCCTGGGCTGTGCCCTCTGGCTGCTGCCGGCCAACGGCCTGCTCTCGGCCATCGCCGTGGGGCTGCTGTTCGCCCTGACGGCGATCCCCGTGCTGTTCCTCTACCTGCGCCACCTGGGCTACGACGAGGCGAGCATCCGTCGCCTGCTGCAGGCGGCGATCCTGATGGACCTGATGTGCTGGAGCATCTTCGGCCTGGCCCAGGGCAGCGCCGCGCCCACCACCCTGCTCTGGCCCCTGCTGGCGGCGCTGCTGCCGCTGGTGCTGTACCTGGCACGGGTGCGTGCGCCGCTGGTCTACAGCCTGGCCTTCTTCGCCCTGCTGCTGACCCTGCAGCAGCTCAAGCTCAACGCCCTGGTGTTCGGCATCGCCTACCTGCTGGTGATGGCGGCGCTGCGCCTGCCCTTCCGCCTGCCGCTGCCGGCCGGCATGTTCCACGCCGTGCAGGTGTGGCTGGCGGTGCCGCTGATCCTCGCCTTCGGCCTGCTGCAGATCGACTGGCACACGGCCTGGCAGAACTATTCCTGGCTGCAGTTCGGCGCCCTGCTGGTGCTGCCCATCGTCAGCAAGCTGGCGGGCAACTGGCTGGGCCTGTCCTGGGCCGAGGGCCGCCTGGCGGCCAGCCCGGTGAAGTGGCGCGAAACCGTGCTGCTGAACACCCGCGGCCTCACCGAAATCGTTTTTCTCAACCTTCTGTTCCAGCAGCACATCATCAGCGCGCAGCTGTACTTCGCGCTGATGCTGATGGGATTGATCGCCACCCTGTTGCCGGCCCTGACGCGCAGAGCGCACGCGCCCGCAGCCCCCGCCCCGGAAAGGAGTCCCCATGAAGCCCATTGAAATCCAGCAGCGTCAGGTCGTGGTCATCGGTGCAGGCCCTTCCGGCGCCATCGCCGCCGCCCTGCTCAAGCGCAAGGGCCACGATGTGCTGATCCTCGAGCGCCAGCGCTTCCCGCGCTTCTCCATCGGCGAGAGCCTGCTGTCCCATTGCCTGGACTTCATCGAGGAGGCGGGGATGCTCGAAGCGGTCATGGCCGCCGGCTTCCAGATCAAGCATGGCGCGGCCTTCGCCTGGGGCGAGCGCTACACCGATTTCGACTTCCGCGACAAATTCACCCCGGGCAAGGGCACCGTCTTCCAGGTGCAGCGGGCCAACTTCGACAAGCTGCTGGCCGACCAGGCCGCGCTGCAGGGCGTGGAAATCCGCTACGAGGAAGAGATAGTCGCCGCCGAGTTCGGGGGTGATTGCCCGCTGCTCACCGTGCGCCGCCTCGACGGCAGCGAGTACCAGGTGGAGACCGCCTTCGTCCTCGACGCCAGCGGCTACGGCCGGGTGCTGCCGCGCCTGCTGGACCTGGAAGCGCCCTCCAGCTTCCCGGTGCGCCAGGCGGTGTTCACCCACATCGAGGATCGCATCGACGATGCCGGCTTCGACCGCGAGAAGATCCTCATCAGCATCCACCCCGAGCACCGCGACATCTGGTTCTGGCTGATCCCCTTCAGCAACGGCCGCTGCTCCCTGGGCGTGGTGGGCGAGCCCAGCCACTATGCGGGCCGCCCCGAGGACCTGGACGCCTGCCTCAAGGGCTTCATCGCCGAGACGCCGAACCTGCGCCGCCTGCTGGCCAATGCCGTGTGGGACACCCCGGCCCGCGTCCTGGGCGGCTACTCGGCCAACGTCAAATCGCTGCACGGCCAGGGTTTCGCCCTGCTGGGTAACGCCGCCGAGTTCCTCGACCCGGTGTTCTCCTCCGGCGTGACCATCGCCATGCGTTCGGCGAGCATGGCCGCGGCCGTGCTCGACCGGCAGCTCAACGGCGAGACGCCGGACTGGGAAAGCGAGTTCTCCATCCCGCTGAAGAAGGGCGTGGACACCTTCCGCGCCTATGTCGAAGGCTGGTACCAAGGCAGCTTCCAGGACGTGATCTTCCACGCCGGCGGCTCGCCGGAAATCCGCGGGATGATCTGCTCGATCCTCGCGGGCTACGCCTGGGACGAGCGCAACCCCTTCGTCGCCGAGCCCAAGCGCCGGCTGCGGATGATCAGCGAATTCTGCGCCAGCGAATGAGGGAGCCGACCATGGAACGCGCCGCCGCCACCTACGTCGAGGAGACCCGCTTCGGCTTCTGGTTCCTGCAGAGCCACACCTGGCAGCACCACGTGCTGCGCGTGGCGATCAACGACCTCAAGGGCCTGTTCGCCGAGCCCCTGCCGGAAGCGCCGGTGCTGCTGGACGCCGGCTGTGGCCAAGGCAAGTCCTTCGGCCTGCTGAATGCGGCGTTCGCCCCCGCGCGGATGATCGGCCTCGACGCCGACCCGCACAGCCTCGACTGCTCCCGCGCCGAGGCCGAGCGCCTGGGCCTGGAAGTACAACTGGTGAGCAGCGACTGCGCCGAGATCGCCCTGCCGGACGCCAGCGTCGACCTCCTCTTCTGCCACCAGACCTTCCATCACCTGGTGGAGCAGGAACGCGCCCTGGCCGAGTTCTGGCGGGTGCTGAAACCGGGCGGCTACCTGCTGTTCGCCGAGTCCACCCGCTACTACATCGACACCTGGGTGATCCGCTGGCTGTTCCGCCACCCGATGCACGTGCAGCGCACCGCCGAGGAATACCTGGAGATGCTGCGCGGCCAGGGCTTCGCCTTCGAGCCGCGCAACGTCTCCTACCCCTACCTGTGGTGGAGCCGCTCCGCCGACTTCGGCCTGCTGGAGCGCTGGGGCCTGCGCAACCCGCCGCCACCCGGCCAGCGCAACGAGACCCTGGTCAACGCCGTGGCACGCAAGCCCCTGGAGAATGACGGCCGATGAGACGCCTGCTGCTCGCCGGCCTGTGCCTGCTGCTCGCCGCCTGCGCGGCGCGTACGCCGGTGCCCGAGCGGCCGCCGAGGCTGGAGCTGCCGCAGTCATTGCAGGTGCAGCGCCAGGCCGACGGCGAGGTGCGTGACTGGCTGCTGGTGGTGCAGGCCGAAGGGCCGGCGCTGCGCTGGTCGCTGTTCGACCCCCTGGGCGTGCCCCTGTCGCGCCAGCTGCTGCAGGACGGCAACTGGCGCAACGACGGCCTGCTGCCGCCCAACGACGAGGCCCGCGAACTCTTCGCCGCGCTGCTCTACGCCCTGGCCCCGGCCGAGGCGCTGCAACCGGCCTACGCGGGCATCGAGCAACGCATCGCCGAAGATGGCCGCCGCGAGCTGGCCGGCCGCTGGAGCATCGCCTACCGCGCGCCGCAGGACTTCGACCTGCAACGCCACGACGGCCCGCATTACCGAATCACCGCCCTCGACGAGGAACCCCGATGACCGCCAATCTCAATGCCCTGGGCCTGGTCTGCGCCCTGGGCCAGGGCAAGCAGGCAGTGGCCGACGCGCTGTTCGCCGGCGACGCCTCGGGCATGCGCCGCCAGGGTGGCTGGGTCGCCGAGCGCGAACTGAGCATCGGCGCCGTGCCCGGCGAATTGCCGGCCATGCCGGCTGGGCTGGAGGATTGCCAGAGCCGCAACAACCAGTTGCTGCTGGCCGCCGCCCTGGAGATCGAGCCGCAACTGCGCGCCGCCATCGAGCGCCATGGGCTGGACCGGGTGGGCATCGTCCTCGGCACCAGCACCTCGGGCATCCAGGAAGCCAGCGAAGGCATCGGCGAGCACCTGCGCAGCGGCACCCTGCCGGACGACTACCGCTACCCGCAGCAGGAACTGGCCGCACCAGCGGCCTTCCTCGCCGCCTGGCTGGGCACCCGCGGCCCGGCCTATTGCATCTCCACCGCCTGCACCTCCAGCGCCCGTGCCCTGATGAGCGCACGCCGGCTGCTGGCCCTGGGCGTGTGCGACGCGGTGATCTGCGGCGGCGTGGATTCCCTCTGCGGCCTGACCCTGAATGGTTTCAGCGCGCTGGAGGCGGTTTCCGCCGAGCCCTGCAACCCGCTGTCGCGCAACCGCAACGGCATCAATATCGGCGAGGGCGCGGCGCTGTTCCTGCTCGACCGCGAGCCGGGTCCCATCGCCCTGCTGGGTGCCGGCGCCTGCTCCGACGCGCACCACATCTCGGCCCCCGAACCCAGCGGCCTCGGCGCACAGCGCGCCATGCGCCAGGCCCTGGCCGACGCCGGCACCTGCGCCGAAGGCATCCACTACCTGAACCTGCATGGCACCGCCACGGTGCACAACGACGCCATGGAGAGCCAGGCCACCGCCGCGCTGTTCCCCTCCGGGCTGCCGGTGTCGTCCACCAAGCCACTGACCGGCCACACCCTGGGTGCCGCCGGCGCGCTGGAGGCCGCCTTCTGCTGGCTGGCCCTGAGCGAGCACAACCGCGACCGCCTGCTGCCGCCGCACCTCTGGGACGGCGAGGCCGATCCGGATCTGCCCGCTCTGGAGCTGGCGCACCGTGGCCGCGCCCTGGAGCCATCCTCGGGCCGCCGCCTGATGAGCAATTCCTTCGCCTTCGGCGGCAGCAACATCAGCCTGATCATCGGAGATGCGCCATGAACGACTGGCCGATTGCCGAGCTGGTCCCCCACGCCGGGGACATGATCCTCATCGACCGCGTGCTGCGCTTCGGCGACGAGGACGTGGAAACCCTGGTCACCGTGCGCCCCGGGCTGTTCAGCCAGGACGACGGCAGCCTGCCGGCCTGGGTCGGCGTCGAGCTGATGGCCCAGAGCATCGCCGCCTACGCCGGCTGCCAGGCGCGCCAGGCCGGGCAACCCGTGGAGCTGGGCTTCCTGCTCGGCACCCGCAACTTTCAATGCGACGTCGACCGCTTCCCGGCCGGCGTCGAGCTGCATATCCGCGCCACCCGGACGCTGCAGGACGACAACGGCATGGGCGTCTTCGAATGCCAGCTGGGCGGGCCCGGCATCGCTGCCTTCGCCCGTCTCAATGTCTTCCGCCCGCCGCAGGTGGCCAGTTACCTGGAGGAACCCCAACCATGAGCGAGACCATCCTGGTCACCGGCTCCAGCCGCGGCATCGGCCGCGCCATCGCCCTGCGCCTGGCGCGCGCCGGCTTCGACCTGGTGCTGCACTGCCGCTCGCGCCGCGATGAGGCCGAGGCGGTGAAAGCCGAGATCGAGGCCCTGGGCCGCCATGCCCGGGTGCTGCAGTTCGACGTGTCCGACCGCGCCGCCTGCCGCGAGCAGTTGGAGGGCGATGTCGAAGTCCACGGTGCCTACTACGGTGTGGTGTGCAATGCCGGCCTGACCCGCGACGGCGCCTTTCCGGCGCTGACCGAGGAGGACTGGGACAGCGTGCTGCGCACCAACCTGGACGGTTTCTACAATGTGCTGCACCCGCTGTGCATGCCGATGATCCGCCGCCGCAAGCCGGGCCGCATCGTGTGCATCACCTCGGTCTCGGGGCTGATCGGCAACCGTGGCCAGGTCAACTACAGCGCCTCCAAGGCCGGCGTGATCGGCGCCGCCAAGGCCCTGGCCATCGAGCTGGGCAAGCGCCGCATCACCGTCAACTGCGTGGCCCCGGGGCTGATCGACACCGAGATCCTCGACGAGCAGGTGCCGGTGGAGGAGATCCTCAAGATGATCCCGGCCCAGCGCATGGGCACGCCGGAGGAAGTGGCCGGCGCCGTGAATTTCCTGATGTCCGAGGAGGCGGGGTACATCACCCGCCAGGTCCTCGCTGTTAATGGTGGGTTGTGCTGATGAAACGCGTCGTCATTACCGGCATGGCCGGCGTCACCTCCCTGGGCAACGACTGGGCCGGCATCTCGGCCAACTTCCTGGGCAACCGCAGCGGCATCCGCCGCATGGATGAGTGGGACCGCTTCACCGAGCTGAACACCCGCCTGGCCGGGCCCATCGACGATTTCGCCACCCCCTCGCACTGGACCCGCAAGCAGATGCGCAGCATGGGCCGTGTTTCCAAGCTGGCGGTCTACGCGGCGGAGCGAGCGCTGGCCGATGCCGGGCTGAGTGGCGATGCAATGATCCAGGATGGGCGCATGGGCGTGGCCTGTGGCTCGTCCACCGGCAGCACCGACGAGATCAAGGCCTTCGGCAACATGTTGCTGAACTCGGTGGCGGACGGCCTCAACGCCAACTCCTACGTGCGCATGATGCCGCACACGGCGGCGGCCAATATCAGCATCTTCTTCGGCCTCAAGGGCCGCCTGATCCCCACCTCCAGCGCCTGCACCAGCGGCAGCCAGGGCATCGGCTATGCCTATGAGGCGATAAAGTTCGGCCGCCTGCCGATGATGCTCGCCGGTGGCGCCGAGGAGCTCTGCCCCACCGAGGCGATGGTGTTCGACGCGCTCTACGCCACCAGCCTGAAGAACGACGCCCCGCACACCTCACCGCGCCCCTATGACAGCGGCCGCGACGGCCTGGTGATCGGCGAAGGTGCCGGCATTTTGGTGCTTGAAGAACTGGAGCACGCCCTGGCCCGTGGCGCGAAGATCCACGCCGAGATCGTCGGCTTCGGCTGCAACTCCGACGGTCAGCACACCACCAAGCCGGAGCAGGCGACCATGCGCGGCGCCATGGAGCTGGCCCTGCAGGACGCCGGTCTGGCGCCCGAGGCCATCGGCTACGTCAACGGCCACGGCACCGCCACCGAGCAGGGCGACGTGGCGGAATCCCTGGCCACCAGCAGCCTGTTCGGCGCGCGCATGCCCATCAGCTCGCAGAAGAGCTTCCTTGGCCACACGCTGGGTGCCTGCGGCGCGCTGGAGTCCTGGTTCAGCATCGAGATGATGAACAGCGA includes the following:
- a CDS encoding LpxL/LpxP family acyltransferase, which translates into the protein MSEGHWARQDERGSFLLMKFTALAVRHLGRRVLSPLLYVIVFYFFLFGTKARRSARRYQANLAAWSGRPELAPTLRSVFAQFMAFADALLDKLDIWRGKLPLERIELVDPTGLRQQLRGGRGQLLVGAHLGNLEVCRALAELGEKVQMNVLVHTRHAERFNRLLGEAGASHLRLIQVSELDPAIMLQLSERLERGEWLAIAGDRVPLHGGRTTQVDFLGHPAAFPQGPWLLAGLLKCPLNLMTCLKIDGRYKVFLEPFADAVQWRRGERDAVIEGWVQRYAQRLGELCLKAPEQWFNFYPFWNEHDDTSA
- a CDS encoding HAL/PAL/TAL family ammonia-lyase, whose amino-acid sequence is MTTHQPEPVVFGELPLTIEQVVALSQRRAPSLLQGDAAWRERIAKGARFLDTLLDKEGVIYGVTTGYGDSCVVAVPLEQVEALPRHLFTFHGCGLGKVLDEAATRAVLAARLQSLCHGVSGVRVELLERLQAFIDQDVLPVIPEEGSVGASGDLTPLSYVAATLSGQRDVFYKGQRRSAAEVHAELGWQPLVLRPKEALALMNGTAVMTALACLAYARADYLLQLATRITALNVVALEGNPEHFDERLFAAKPHPGQMQVAAWLRQDLAIDAPTPPLHRLQDRYSLRCAPHVLGVLADSLGLLRQFIETELNSANDNPLIDAEAERVLHGGHFYGGHIAFAMDSLKNLVGNVADLLDRQLALLVDVRYNHGLPSNLSGAPQATAMINHGFKAVQIGASAWTAEALKNTMPASVFSRSTECHNQDKVSMGTIAARDALRSLELTEQVAAATLLAANQGVWLRQRENPRALPEPLTAMHQQLAGDFPPVIEDRALEGELRLCLERIRARHWRLYA
- a CDS encoding acyl-CoA thioesterase, which gives rise to MRSAGVIQAEVEVLVPFFDVDMMEVVWHGHYVKYLEVARCALLDKLGHNYSQMRDAGYAWPIIDLQLRYIRGARFGQTIVVRADLVEWENRLKINYLITDAATGERLTRGSSVQVAVEIATREMLLASPKVFVDAVERALP
- a CDS encoding outer membrane lipoprotein carrier protein LolA, whose amino-acid sequence is MTARLLRALLLVPALLAGSLAQAFDLDQLAAQLGKPAVVRGPFVQEKHLRALPRPLTSEGHFVLSREQGLLWLLEKPLQQDYRIGAAGIARRVDGHWQAQPGQDVAAQQSRLFLAVLKGDHQGLARDFQLQLSGDADHWQLQLTPNSLLLKQIFSAIQIQGGALVERIELLETQGDSTVLRLPASQPGDALDAAEARDLAP
- a CDS encoding MMPL family transporter; translated protein: MPRRHATLRPERLLPRLFLLGLVALLALAAWQWRNGPPVAADMLALLPQGAGDAWVQRAEQRMQEPLNREVLLLVGHTDAGRAQALARQIAERWQGEPRFERVQWSLQADLPALRQQLQDSRLALLPRADRQLLEQAPERFIAQRAERLFDPFSAVALVPAEDDWLGIAGLAQKALVPASRVQTDLASGALQVQDGDTTWVLLRARTREGAFDMQAPPWLAGEVAGARQDIEADGGRLLAASGLLHAAAGQAKAAREISLIGGGASLGTLLLMLVVFRRPRTLLSLLPVGLALAAGCTACVLVFGEINALTLVLGASLTGVAADYPLHYLSKSWTGQPWRAWQAVRDTLPGLSLSLGTNLIGYLALAFTPFPALTQIAVFSAAGLVTAYLCSVCLLPALLGNLRLAPPTAPLRLAERLLACRERLLARTGSLPWLLALLAFCATGLWQVQPQNDLRQWLGAEPRLLDEAREIARLTGLQPTSQFFLVRGDSQEQMLQRQAALAERLDAAVADGNLQGYRALSQLVSPEAVQQALRDALAQLPRHWQPLLDLGIPAEVLENELNRLRSQAPQTLDAALAGPLGEAWRPLWLGSDDQGRAAGIVSLQGLASPALMADAARGLDGVQLIDRIGELNQLFAATQFSAAELKLASCAAILVLLCIPFGLGGSLRIVALPLLAALASLACLGWLGQPLTLFSLFGLLLITAIGVDYAILMREAVGGAAVSLLGTLLSGMTSWLSFGLLLLSQTPAIANFGLAISLGLFFCFLLAPWAQAAQAHGKEVPT
- a CDS encoding sodium:proton antiporter, giving the protein MSVMLFWIGLLALFALATWGGRKLGLIPIVSQLLLASFGLPLVMLWLGAPVGLDNAQVLAAPWLQSLYGVAFTLLLGHILSDVIDLRLQASSVKIALPSFFLPFFCGLGCALWLLPANGLLSAIAVGLLFALTAIPVLFLYLRHLGYDEASIRRLLQAAILMDLMCWSIFGLAQGSAAPTTLLWPLLAALLPLVLYLARVRAPLVYSLAFFALLLTLQQLKLNALVFGIAYLLVMAALRLPFRLPLPAGMFHAVQVWLAVPLILAFGLLQIDWHTAWQNYSWLQFGALLVLPIVSKLAGNWLGLSWAEGRLAASPVKWRETVLLNTRGLTEIVFLNLLFQQHIISAQLYFALMLMGLIATLLPALTRRAHAPAAPAPERSPHEAH
- a CDS encoding NAD(P)/FAD-dependent oxidoreductase gives rise to the protein MKPIEIQQRQVVVIGAGPSGAIAAALLKRKGHDVLILERQRFPRFSIGESLLSHCLDFIEEAGMLEAVMAAGFQIKHGAAFAWGERYTDFDFRDKFTPGKGTVFQVQRANFDKLLADQAALQGVEIRYEEEIVAAEFGGDCPLLTVRRLDGSEYQVETAFVLDASGYGRVLPRLLDLEAPSSFPVRQAVFTHIEDRIDDAGFDREKILISIHPEHRDIWFWLIPFSNGRCSLGVVGEPSHYAGRPEDLDACLKGFIAETPNLRRLLANAVWDTPARVLGGYSANVKSLHGQGFALLGNAAEFLDPVFSSGVTIAMRSASMAAAVLDRQLNGETPDWESEFSIPLKKGVDTFRAYVEGWYQGSFQDVIFHAGGSPEIRGMICSILAGYAWDERNPFVAEPKRRLRMISEFCASE